In a genomic window of Streptomyces katrae:
- a CDS encoding bifunctional DNA primase/polymerase — translation MGFTIGGSRSTKEFRSGVRRRGRTSECTTVAEYTGLWGWDAVPGARAAAPARDCSCGHANCLMPGAHPLDFAPTVPGGATLDEVTEIWGEYPGAAILLPVGRTFDVIEVSAEAGRRALVRMERMGLPLGPVTATPDGRAQFFVAPGAAAELPELLYRMGWDDADLDLRALGHGSFLTAPPCDHAGLGPAVWLRGPALDCAGGPPQARLLLGTLAYTCHRFRR, via the coding sequence ATGGGCTTCACGATCGGCGGCAGCCGCAGCACCAAGGAATTCCGTTCCGGCGTCCGGCGCCGCGGCCGCACCTCGGAGTGCACGACGGTGGCGGAGTACACCGGCCTCTGGGGCTGGGACGCGGTCCCCGGCGCCCGCGCCGCGGCTCCGGCCCGCGACTGCTCCTGCGGTCATGCGAACTGCCTCATGCCGGGGGCGCATCCGCTGGACTTCGCTCCCACCGTGCCGGGCGGCGCCACCCTGGACGAGGTCACCGAGATCTGGGGCGAGTACCCGGGCGCGGCGATCCTGCTCCCCGTCGGCCGCACCTTCGACGTCATCGAGGTCTCCGCCGAGGCCGGCCGGCGCGCCCTGGTCCGCATGGAGCGGATGGGGCTGCCGCTCGGTCCGGTGACCGCGACCCCGGACGGCCGGGCCCAGTTCTTCGTGGCCCCCGGCGCCGCGGCCGAACTGCCCGAGCTGCTGTACCGGATGGGCTGGGACGACGCGGACCTGGACCTGCGCGCCCTCGGCCACGGCTCCTTCCTGACGGCCCCGCCCTGCGACCACGCGGGCCTCGGCCCGGCGGTCTGGCTGCGCGGGCCCGCACTGGACTGTGCGGGCGGGCCCCCGCAGGCCCGGCTCCTGCTGGGCACCCTCGCCTACACCTGTCACCGCTTCCGGCGCTGA
- a CDS encoding sugar porter family MFS transporter produces the protein MTSSTAQSAASGGGGNASQPEHLGHVIFITAAAAMGGFLFGYDSSVINGAVVAIRDRFDIGSGALAQVIAAALIGCAIGAATAGRIADRIGRIRCMQIAAVLFTASAIGSALPFALWDLAVWRVIGGFGIGMASVIGPAYIAEVSPPAYRGRLASFQQAAIVIGIAISQLVNWGILNLADGDQRGKLGGLEAWQWMLGVMVVPAVLYGLMSFVIPESPRFLISVGRTDEARKVLAEVEGARTNLDVRVAEIETAMRSEHKSTFKDLLGGRFGLLPIVWVGIGLSVFQQLVGINVIFYYSSSLWQSVGIDPSSSFLYSFTTSIINIIGTVIAMIFVDRIGRKPLALIGSAGMAVSLGLCAWAFSYKSDVAGEISIPSAQGTVALIAAHAFVLFFALSWGVVVWVLLGEMFPNRIRAAALGVAAAAQWVANWLITVTFPTLSDWNLSGAYVIYTVFAVLSIPFILKWVPETKGKALEEMG, from the coding sequence TTGACCAGCAGTACAGCGCAGTCAGCGGCGTCGGGCGGCGGCGGAAACGCGTCCCAGCCCGAGCACCTCGGCCACGTCATCTTCATCACCGCGGCCGCCGCGATGGGCGGCTTCCTCTTCGGATACGACAGCTCCGTGATCAACGGTGCCGTCGTCGCCATCCGCGACCGATTCGACATCGGCTCCGGCGCCCTCGCCCAGGTGATCGCCGCCGCGCTGATCGGCTGTGCCATCGGCGCCGCCACCGCCGGCCGGATCGCCGACCGGATCGGCCGTATCCGCTGCATGCAGATCGCGGCTGTCCTGTTCACCGCGAGCGCCATCGGCTCGGCACTGCCCTTCGCCCTCTGGGACCTCGCGGTCTGGCGCGTGATCGGCGGCTTCGGCATCGGCATGGCCTCCGTCATCGGCCCCGCCTACATCGCCGAGGTCTCCCCGCCCGCCTACCGCGGCCGGCTCGCCTCCTTCCAGCAGGCCGCGATCGTCATCGGCATCGCCATCTCGCAGCTGGTCAACTGGGGCATCCTGAACCTCGCCGACGGCGACCAGCGCGGCAAGCTCGGCGGCCTGGAAGCCTGGCAGTGGATGCTCGGCGTGATGGTCGTCCCCGCCGTGCTCTACGGGCTGATGTCCTTCGTCATCCCGGAGTCCCCGCGCTTCCTGATCTCCGTCGGCCGTACGGACGAGGCCCGCAAGGTGCTCGCCGAGGTCGAGGGCGCGCGCACGAACCTCGACGTGCGCGTCGCCGAGATCGAGACCGCCATGCGCTCCGAGCACAAGTCCACCTTCAAGGACCTGCTCGGCGGCCGCTTCGGCCTGCTGCCCATCGTCTGGGTCGGCATCGGCCTCTCGGTCTTCCAGCAGCTCGTCGGCATCAACGTGATCTTCTACTACAGCTCCTCGCTGTGGCAGTCGGTCGGCATCGACCCGAGCAGCTCGTTCCTCTACTCCTTCACCACGTCGATCATCAACATCATCGGCACGGTGATCGCGATGATCTTCGTCGACCGCATCGGCCGCAAGCCCCTCGCGCTGATCGGCTCGGCCGGCATGGCGGTCTCGCTGGGCCTGTGCGCCTGGGCGTTCTCCTACAAGAGCGATGTCGCCGGCGAGATCTCCATCCCCTCGGCCCAGGGCACCGTCGCGCTGATCGCCGCGCACGCCTTCGTCCTCTTCTTCGCCCTCTCGTGGGGCGTGGTGGTCTGGGTGCTGCTCGGCGAGATGTTCCCCAACCGCATCCGCGCCGCCGCGCTCGGTGTGGCCGCGGCCGCCCAGTGGGTCGCCAACTGGCTGATCACCGTCACGTTCCCGACGCTCTCGGACTGGAACCTGTCGGGCGCCTACGTCATCTACACGGTCTTCGCCGTGCTCTCGATCCCCTTCATCCTCAAGTGGGTGCCGGAGACCAAGGGCAAGGCGTTGGAGGAGATGGGGTAA
- a CDS encoding cytosine permease, producing MPAEEKAADGAVESRGLEPVPDGERGGRVRELIPTWVAANISVLLLTMGAGLVIFNELNIWQVLVVAVAAPVVSYGLVGLISLAGKRGGAPGMALSRAVFGQRGNLFPGALIWVARWGWETINAVSGAYAVLTVLDLLFGVKSNTALIVVTLLFFVGCTFVVSGLGIKALRVCSTWSTYLFGAFSVLVLGYLLFTTDWSAVLGKPAGSTAMMIAGIGTIAAGGISWVPSGPDFTRYLPRTASAKGVVGATIGGAGVVVLPMVLMGAVMAVGTPDLAGAQDPVSFIGELLPTWIAVPYLLIALLGMLLINSMSMYSAGFTAQTLGIKVPRAWAVSVNAVISLVFGFLLMVVATGFFGSFISFLTLLAVAFSAWIGVFGVDMLRRTSYDGAALLDTTRTSAYWYRGGFAWQAMTAWGTALVVGTLFTKVDWFTGPLATTWIGENGLGWVAGILTSGGLYAVLPGTASPAPAAGETAVEPGREPAGALSN from the coding sequence ATGCCTGCTGAAGAGAAGGCCGCCGACGGCGCAGTCGAGAGCCGGGGCCTGGAGCCCGTCCCGGACGGCGAGCGCGGCGGTCGGGTCCGCGAGCTCATACCCACCTGGGTGGCCGCGAACATCAGCGTGCTGCTGCTCACCATGGGCGCGGGCCTGGTGATCTTCAACGAGCTCAACATCTGGCAGGTGCTGGTCGTCGCGGTCGCCGCGCCGGTGGTCTCGTACGGGCTCGTCGGGCTGATCTCGCTCGCGGGCAAGCGCGGCGGCGCCCCCGGCATGGCGCTCTCGCGGGCCGTCTTCGGCCAGCGCGGGAACCTCTTCCCCGGGGCGCTGATCTGGGTGGCCCGCTGGGGCTGGGAGACGATCAACGCGGTCAGCGGCGCCTACGCCGTCCTGACCGTGCTCGACCTGCTCTTCGGCGTCAAGAGCAACACCGCCCTGATCGTGGTCACCCTGCTGTTCTTCGTGGGCTGCACCTTCGTGGTCTCCGGGCTCGGGATCAAGGCGCTGCGGGTCTGCTCGACCTGGTCGACGTACCTCTTCGGCGCCTTCAGCGTGCTGGTGCTCGGCTATCTGCTCTTCACCACCGACTGGTCCGCCGTCCTCGGCAAGCCGGCCGGTTCCACGGCGATGATGATCGCGGGCATCGGCACCATCGCGGCGGGCGGCATCAGCTGGGTGCCCTCCGGCCCGGACTTCACCCGCTACCTGCCCCGGACCGCCTCCGCCAAGGGCGTGGTCGGCGCGACGATCGGCGGCGCGGGCGTGGTGGTGCTGCCGATGGTGCTGATGGGTGCGGTGATGGCCGTCGGGACCCCGGACCTGGCCGGCGCCCAGGACCCGGTCTCCTTCATCGGTGAGCTGCTGCCGACCTGGATCGCGGTCCCCTACCTGCTGATCGCCCTCCTCGGCATGCTGCTGATCAACTCGATGTCGATGTACTCCGCCGGCTTCACCGCGCAGACGCTCGGCATCAAGGTGCCGCGCGCCTGGGCGGTCAGCGTCAACGCCGTCATCAGCCTGGTCTTCGGCTTCCTGCTGATGGTGGTGGCGACCGGCTTCTTCGGCTCGTTCATCTCCTTCCTGACCCTGCTGGCCGTGGCCTTCTCCGCCTGGATCGGGGTCTTCGGCGTGGACATGCTGCGCCGCACCTCCTACGACGGCGCGGCACTGCTGGACACCACGCGCACCAGCGCCTACTGGTACCGGGGCGGCTTCGCCTGGCAGGCGATGACGGCCTGGGGCACGGCGCTGGTGGTGGGCACGCTGTTCACCAAAGTGGACTGGTTCACCGGGCCGCTCGCGACGACCTGGATCGGCGAGAACGGCCTGGGCTGGGTGGCCGGCATCCTCACCTCCGGCGGGCTGTACGCCGTACTGCCCGGCACGGCCTCCCCCGCCCCGGCGGCGGGAGAGACGGCCGTGGAGCCCGGGCGCGAGCCCGCCGGGGCCCTGTCCAACTGA
- a CDS encoding P-II family nitrogen regulator, translating to MKLITAIVKPYKLDDIKEALQAFGVQGLTVSEASGYGRQRGHTEVYRGAEYTVDLVPKIRIEVLADDDEAEELVNVIVSAARTEKIGDGKVWSVPVDSVVRVRTGERGADAL from the coding sequence ATGAAGCTGATCACCGCGATCGTCAAGCCCTACAAGCTCGACGACATCAAGGAAGCCCTCCAGGCCTTCGGGGTCCAGGGCCTGACCGTCTCCGAGGCCAGCGGGTACGGCCGCCAGCGCGGCCACACCGAGGTCTACCGCGGCGCCGAGTACACCGTGGACCTCGTACCCAAGATCCGCATCGAGGTCCTCGCCGACGACGACGAGGCCGAGGAGCTCGTCAACGTCATCGTCAGCGCCGCCCGCACCGAGAAGATCGGCGACGGCAAGGTGTGGAGCGTCCCCGTGGACTCGGTCGTCCGGGTCCGCACCGGCGAGCGCGGCGCCGACGCCCTCTAG
- the ftsY gene encoding signal recognition particle-docking protein FtsY, whose amino-acid sequence MEILILAVVIALVAVGAISGLVVSSRKKKQLPPTAPSSTPTITAPPAEPQVGEDAVETAEEPRRTIEEVGLPEAEAEAAPVEAPAAEPEAPAAPEIEVPEPTAGRLVRLRARLARSQNSLGKGLLTLLSREHLDEDTWEEIEETLLIADVGVTPTQELVERLRERVKVLGTRTPAELRGLLKEELVALVGTDFDRAVKTESGTDTPAVVMVVGVNGTGKTTTTGKLARVLVADGRSVVLGAADTFRAAAADQLQTWGERVGARTVRGPEGGDPASIAYDAVKEGIAEGADVVLIDTAGRLHTKTGLMDELGKVKRVVEKHGPLDEVLLVLDATTGQNGLTQARVFAEVVDITGIVLTKLDGTAKGGIVVAVQRALGVPVKLIGLGEGADDLAPFEPEAFVDALIGD is encoded by the coding sequence ATGGAAATCCTGATCCTTGCTGTAGTCATCGCCCTGGTCGCGGTCGGCGCGATCAGCGGGCTCGTGGTCAGCAGCCGCAAGAAGAAGCAGCTGCCCCCCACGGCACCGTCGAGCACGCCGACCATCACTGCCCCGCCTGCCGAACCGCAGGTGGGGGAGGACGCCGTAGAGACGGCGGAAGAACCGCGCCGCACCATCGAGGAGGTCGGGCTCCCGGAGGCGGAGGCCGAGGCTGCTCCGGTGGAGGCGCCGGCCGCGGAGCCCGAGGCCCCGGCCGCCCCCGAGATCGAGGTGCCCGAGCCCACGGCCGGCCGCCTGGTCCGGCTGCGCGCGCGGCTCGCCCGTTCGCAGAACTCCCTCGGCAAGGGCCTGCTCACGCTGCTCTCGCGCGAGCACCTCGACGAGGACACCTGGGAGGAGATCGAGGAGACCCTCCTCATCGCCGACGTCGGTGTCACCCCCACCCAGGAGCTGGTGGAGCGGCTGCGCGAGCGGGTCAAGGTGCTCGGCACCCGCACCCCCGCCGAACTGCGCGGCCTGCTGAAGGAGGAGCTGGTCGCCCTCGTCGGCACCGACTTCGACCGCGCCGTGAAGACCGAGAGCGGTACCGACACCCCGGCCGTCGTGATGGTCGTCGGCGTCAACGGCACCGGCAAGACCACCACCACCGGCAAGCTCGCCCGCGTGCTCGTCGCCGACGGCCGCAGCGTGGTCCTCGGCGCCGCCGACACCTTCCGCGCCGCCGCCGCCGACCAGCTCCAGACCTGGGGGGAGCGCGTCGGGGCCCGTACCGTGCGCGGTCCCGAGGGCGGCGACCCCGCTTCGATCGCCTACGACGCGGTCAAGGAGGGCATCGCCGAGGGCGCCGACGTCGTGCTCATCGACACCGCCGGCCGGCTGCACACCAAGACCGGCCTCATGGACGAGCTCGGCAAGGTCAAGCGCGTCGTGGAGAAGCACGGCCCGCTGGACGAGGTCCTGCTGGTCCTCGACGCCACCACCGGCCAGAACGGCCTGACCCAGGCGCGCGTGTTCGCCGAGGTCGTGGACATCACCGGCATCGTGCTCACCAAGCTCGACGGCACCGCCAAGGGCGGCATCGTCGTCGCCGTCCAGCGCGCGCTGGGCGTCCCGGTCAAGCTGATCGGCCTCGGCGAGGGCGCCGACGACCTGGCCCCCTTCGAGCCGGAGGCGTTCGTGGACGCCCTGATCGGCGACTGA
- a CDS encoding ammonium transporter, translated as MASAITTLAADTPTLSAANTGFMLICSALVMLMTPGLAFFYGGMVRVKSSLNMLMMSFVSLGIVTILWVLYGFSLAFGTDAGSVIGWNSDYVGLSGIGLTELWDGYTIPVYVFAVFQLMFAVITPALISGALADRVKFSAWVLFTALWVTVVYFPVAHWVWGAGGWLFKLGVIDFAGGTAVHINAGAAALGVILVIGKRVGFKKDPMRPHSLPLVMLGAGLLWFGWFGFNAGSWLGNDDGVGAVMFVNTQVATAAAMLAWLAYEKLRHGSFTTLGAASGAVAGLVAITPAGGSVSPLGAIAVGAIAGVLCAMAVGLKYRFGYDDSLDVVGVHLVGGVAGSLLVGLFATGGVQSDAKGLFYGGGFEQLGKQAIGVFSVLAYSLVVSAIMAFLIDRTIGMRVAEDVEVSGIDQAEHAETAYDFSGAGGGISARPAASHAPVAAANKKVDA; from the coding sequence ATGGCATCAGCCATCACGACCCTCGCTGCAGACACCCCGACCCTGTCTGCCGCGAACACCGGGTTCATGCTCATCTGCTCCGCCCTGGTCATGCTGATGACCCCGGGACTCGCCTTCTTCTACGGAGGCATGGTCCGTGTCAAGAGCAGCCTCAACATGCTGATGATGAGCTTCGTCAGCCTGGGGATCGTGACGATCCTGTGGGTGCTCTACGGCTTCAGCCTCGCCTTCGGCACCGACGCCGGCTCGGTCATCGGCTGGAACTCCGACTACGTCGGCCTCAGCGGCATCGGCCTCACCGAGCTGTGGGACGGCTACACCATCCCCGTCTACGTCTTCGCCGTCTTCCAGCTGATGTTCGCGGTCATCACCCCCGCCCTGATCAGCGGCGCCCTCGCCGACCGCGTCAAGTTCAGCGCCTGGGTGCTCTTCACCGCCCTGTGGGTCACCGTCGTCTACTTCCCCGTCGCCCACTGGGTCTGGGGCGCCGGCGGCTGGCTGTTCAAGCTCGGCGTCATCGACTTCGCCGGCGGCACCGCCGTCCACATCAACGCCGGTGCCGCAGCCCTGGGCGTCATCCTCGTCATCGGCAAGCGCGTCGGCTTCAAGAAGGACCCGATGCGCCCCCACAGCCTCCCCCTCGTGATGCTCGGCGCCGGCCTGCTCTGGTTCGGCTGGTTCGGCTTCAACGCCGGATCCTGGCTCGGCAACGACGACGGCGTCGGCGCCGTGATGTTCGTCAACACCCAGGTCGCCACCGCCGCCGCCATGCTCGCCTGGCTCGCCTACGAGAAGCTGCGCCACGGCTCCTTCACCACCCTCGGCGCCGCCTCCGGCGCGGTCGCCGGTCTCGTCGCCATCACCCCCGCCGGCGGCTCCGTCAGCCCGCTCGGCGCGATCGCCGTCGGCGCCATCGCCGGCGTGCTCTGCGCCATGGCCGTCGGCCTCAAGTACAGGTTCGGCTACGACGACTCCCTCGACGTGGTCGGCGTCCACCTCGTCGGCGGCGTCGCGGGCTCCCTCCTCGTCGGCCTCTTCGCCACCGGCGGCGTCCAGTCCGACGCCAAGGGCCTGTTCTACGGCGGCGGCTTCGAACAGCTCGGCAAGCAGGCGATCGGAGTCTTCTCCGTTCTCGCCTACTCCCTCGTCGTATCGGCGATCATGGCCTTCCTCATCGACAGGACCATCGGGATGCGGGTCGCCGAGGACGTCGAGGTCTCCGGCATCGACCAGGCCGAGCACGCCGAGACCGCCTACGACTTCAGCGGCGCCGGCGGCGGGATCTCCGCCCGCCCCGCCGCCTCCCACGCCCCGGTGGCCGCCGCCAACAAGAAGGTCGACGCATGA
- a CDS encoding LLM class flavin-dependent oxidoreductase — translation MPITVARFNLVDPNGTPASLAARYQAAVEMARYADEHGIDTIQTEEHHGTDNHWLPSPFAFAGAVLGATRRIAVTVSAIIGPLHDPLRVAEDIAVLDLIGGGRLVTVAGIGYRPEEYEQHGVEWGRRGRLQDELLETLLKAWTGEPFEFRGRTVKVTPVPFTQPHPMLLVGGSSKAAARRAARLGLPFFPSAHLPELEAYYGERLAEYGTEGFCMMPAERTPLLHVAEDPDRAWVQYGQHFLHEAGMYASWQSKDIRSAVRSGARTVEELRAEGVYRILSPEEAVAFGREAGGAGNLVLHPLCGGMPPEEGWRSLRLLCERVLPRLRD, via the coding sequence ATGCCCATCACCGTGGCCCGCTTCAACCTCGTCGACCCGAACGGCACCCCCGCGAGCCTCGCCGCCCGCTACCAGGCGGCGGTGGAGATGGCCCGTTACGCCGACGAGCACGGGATCGACACGATCCAGACGGAGGAGCACCACGGCACGGACAACCACTGGCTGCCCTCCCCCTTCGCGTTCGCGGGCGCGGTGCTCGGCGCCACCCGCCGGATCGCGGTCACCGTCTCGGCGATCATCGGCCCGCTGCACGACCCGCTGAGGGTGGCCGAGGACATCGCCGTGCTGGACCTGATCGGCGGCGGCCGGCTGGTGACGGTCGCGGGGATCGGCTACCGGCCCGAGGAGTACGAGCAGCACGGGGTGGAGTGGGGGCGGCGCGGCCGGCTCCAGGACGAGCTCCTGGAGACGCTGCTCAAGGCGTGGACGGGCGAGCCCTTCGAGTTCCGGGGCCGCACGGTGAAGGTCACCCCGGTGCCCTTCACGCAGCCGCACCCGATGCTGCTGGTGGGCGGGAGCTCGAAGGCGGCGGCGCGGCGGGCGGCGCGGCTGGGGCTGCCGTTCTTCCCGAGCGCGCACCTGCCGGAGCTGGAGGCGTACTACGGGGAGCGGCTCGCCGAGTACGGCACCGAGGGCTTCTGCATGATGCCGGCGGAGCGGACGCCGCTGCTGCACGTCGCGGAGGACCCGGACCGGGCCTGGGTGCAGTACGGGCAGCACTTCCTGCACGAGGCGGGCATGTACGCCTCCTGGCAGTCCAAGGACATCCGCTCGGCGGTGCGCTCCGGCGCCCGCACGGTGGAGGAGCTGCGGGCGGAGGGGGTCTACCGGATCCTCTCCCCCGAGGAGGCGGTGGCCTTCGGCCGGGAGGCGGGCGGGGCGGGGAACCTGGTACTGCACCCGCTGTGCGGCGGCATGCCGCCCGAGGAGGGGTGGCGCAGCCTGCGGCTGCTGTGCGAACGGGTGCTGCCCCGGCTCAGGGACTGA
- a CDS encoding [protein-PII] uridylyltransferase: MTSVEETTEDPTGPGPGGYAAARLRLLQEESRSGPSRRSGLSALTDRWLNELFATAAQETGVRGAALVAVGGYGRGELSPRSDLDLLLLHDGKARPQALGALADRLWYPVWDTGVALDHSVRTPGEARKVAAEDLKAHLGLLDARLVAGDAGLLAGLRTSVLADWRNQAPKRLPQLHALCRERADRAGELRFLLEPDLKEARGGIRDATALRAVAASWLADAPREGLDGARRRLMDARDALHLVTGRATDRLSLQEQPQVAARLGLLDADALLREVYEAARVVAYAGDVTWREVGRVLRARAARPRLRGLLGTRGAAAAAERAPLAEGVVEAEGEAVLALAARPERDPVLPLRLGAAAAQAGLPVSLHAVRRIAAQARPLPVPWPAEAREQLLTLLGAGEPMVAVWEALEAEGLISRLLPDWERVRCRPQHNPVHTWTVDRHLIETAVRASALTRRVGRPDLLLMAALLHDIGKGWPGDHSVVGETIARDMAARVGFDAADTAVLGTLVRHHLLLVDTATRRDLDDPATVTAVARAVGSTGTLEILHALTEADALATGPAAWSTWRGSLVADLVRRVAAVLSGAPPADPEPDLPTAEQERLALEALRTGEPVLTLHARQEEEDDAVGVELVVAVPDQPGVLPAVSGVLALHRLTVRAADLRFLELPDHLGEVLVLRWRVAAEYGALPQAARLRTDLVRALDGSLDVPAKLAAREAAYPRRRGVVPPPPRVTVVPEVSPLATVLEVRAPDAVGLLHRIGRALESSGVRVRSAHVSTLGANAVDTVYVVDPDGKPLPPPAASAVATLIEAALT, from the coding sequence GTGACGAGCGTCGAAGAGACCACGGAAGACCCCACCGGCCCCGGACCCGGCGGATACGCCGCGGCCCGGCTGCGACTCCTGCAGGAGGAGTCGCGGTCCGGGCCGTCCCGACGTTCCGGCCTGTCCGCCCTGACCGACCGGTGGCTGAACGAGCTGTTCGCGACCGCCGCGCAGGAGACCGGGGTACGCGGCGCGGCCCTCGTCGCCGTCGGCGGCTACGGACGCGGCGAACTCTCCCCGCGCAGCGACCTCGACCTGCTGCTGCTCCACGACGGCAAGGCCCGCCCCCAGGCGCTGGGAGCCCTCGCCGACCGCCTCTGGTACCCCGTCTGGGACACCGGGGTCGCCCTCGACCACTCCGTACGGACCCCCGGCGAGGCCCGCAAGGTCGCCGCCGAGGACCTCAAGGCCCACCTCGGGCTGCTCGACGCCCGGCTCGTCGCCGGCGACGCCGGCCTGCTCGCCGGACTGCGCACCTCCGTGCTCGCCGACTGGCGCAACCAGGCCCCCAAGCGGCTGCCGCAGCTGCACGCCCTGTGCCGGGAGCGGGCCGACCGGGCCGGGGAGCTGCGCTTCCTGCTGGAGCCCGACCTCAAGGAGGCGCGCGGCGGCATCCGCGACGCCACCGCCCTGCGGGCCGTCGCCGCCTCCTGGCTGGCCGACGCCCCCCGCGAGGGGCTCGACGGGGCCCGGCGCCGGCTGATGGACGCCCGGGACGCCCTGCACCTGGTCACCGGCCGGGCCACCGACCGGCTCTCCCTCCAGGAACAGCCCCAGGTCGCCGCCCGGCTGGGGCTGCTCGACGCGGACGCGCTGCTGCGCGAGGTGTACGAGGCCGCCCGGGTGGTCGCCTACGCGGGCGACGTCACCTGGCGGGAGGTCGGACGGGTCCTGCGGGCCCGGGCCGCCCGGCCGAGGCTGCGGGGGCTGCTGGGCACCCGGGGCGCGGCGGCCGCCGCCGAGCGGGCGCCGCTGGCCGAGGGGGTCGTGGAGGCCGAGGGGGAGGCCGTGCTGGCGCTGGCCGCCCGGCCGGAACGGGACCCCGTGCTGCCCCTGCGGCTGGGTGCGGCCGCCGCACAGGCCGGGCTGCCCGTCTCGCTGCACGCCGTACGCCGGATCGCGGCCCAGGCCCGGCCGCTGCCCGTGCCCTGGCCGGCCGAGGCGCGGGAACAGCTGCTGACCCTGCTCGGCGCGGGGGAGCCGATGGTGGCCGTGTGGGAGGCGCTGGAGGCCGAGGGGCTGATCAGCCGGCTGCTGCCCGACTGGGAGCGCGTGCGCTGCCGCCCCCAGCACAACCCCGTGCACACCTGGACCGTGGACCGGCACCTGATCGAGACGGCCGTACGGGCCTCCGCGCTGACCCGCCGGGTCGGCCGGCCCGACCTGCTGCTGATGGCGGCCCTGCTGCACGACATCGGCAAGGGCTGGCCCGGAGACCACTCCGTCGTCGGCGAGACCATCGCCCGCGACATGGCCGCGCGGGTGGGCTTCGACGCCGCGGACACCGCGGTGCTGGGCACCCTCGTACGCCACCACCTGCTGCTCGTGGACACCGCGACCCGTCGCGACCTCGACGACCCGGCGACCGTCACCGCGGTGGCCCGGGCCGTCGGCTCCACCGGCACCCTGGAGATCCTGCACGCCCTGACCGAGGCCGACGCCCTCGCCACCGGGCCGGCGGCCTGGAGCACCTGGCGGGGTTCCCTGGTGGCCGACCTGGTGCGGCGCGTCGCCGCCGTGCTGAGCGGGGCCCCGCCCGCCGACCCCGAGCCCGACCTCCCCACCGCCGAGCAGGAGCGCCTGGCACTGGAGGCCCTGCGCACCGGGGAACCCGTGCTCACCCTGCACGCCCGGCAGGAGGAGGAGGACGACGCCGTCGGGGTCGAGCTGGTCGTGGCCGTCCCGGACCAGCCCGGCGTGCTCCCGGCGGTGTCCGGGGTGCTGGCGCTGCACCGGCTGACCGTACGGGCGGCGGACCTGCGGTTCCTGGAACTGCCGGACCACCTGGGGGAGGTGCTGGTGCTGCGGTGGCGGGTGGCGGCGGAGTACGGGGCGCTGCCGCAGGCGGCCCGGCTGCGGACGGACCTGGTACGGGCGCTGGACGGCTCCCTCGACGTCCCGGCGAAGCTGGCCGCCCGCGAGGCGGCGTACCCGCGCCGGCGGGGGGTCGTCCCCCCGCCGCCCCGCGTCACGGTGGTCCCCGAGGTCTCCCCGCTGGCCACGGTCCTGGAGGTCCGCGCCCCCGACGCGGTGGGGCTCCTCCACCGGATCGGCCGGGCCCTGGAGTCGTCCGGGGTCCGGGTGCGCAGCGCGCACGTCTCCACCCTGGGGGCGAACGCGGTGGACACCGTCTACGTGGTCGACCCGGACGGCAAACCCCTGCCGCCGCCGGCGGCGTCCGCCGTCGCCACGTTGATCGAGGCCGCCCTGACGTAG